The following proteins are co-located in the Papaver somniferum cultivar HN1 unplaced genomic scaffold, ASM357369v1 unplaced-scaffold_128, whole genome shotgun sequence genome:
- the LOC113331931 gene encoding uncharacterized protein LOC113331931 — MSFIGAPKEEIQHNVLMFHPTTLMRAFTLPLGLPPTNSKPPPPLLPKPATPTHSTIKRLTPKQLKLRKAQGLCYNCDEVYRQGHICKKQQLFWIVGDESTTELPVEEDLTQETENATSEESDVEIVVHALNGSHCGETIRIPGLLNNHSISILIDTGSTHSFIDSSLAHQLHCNGQSFSADLRLLPLGGCDMVLGADWLRQIGNGLFNFTTLIAPIPPSPEITALLQDFHEVFEEPSTLPPHRSLDHTIPLKPNSTPFNQRPYECPYVQKSLEILCVDYRRLNDMTIKDKFLIPIIDKLLVELHGAAVFTKIDLRSGYHKIRLFPSDIHKTAFRSHQDHYEFLVMPFGLTNAPATFQALMNDIFKPFLRKFLLVLFDDILVYIPDMETHKQHLQQVLSILQQHQLHAKLSKCYFAQSELEYLGHIITAQGVVADPNKIQSMTSWPIPKSIKELRGFLGLTGYYRKFVKGYGHISKPLSELLNKNAFLWSKAATTAFNQLKVDMKTTLVLALPDFSKNFILETDASDTGLGAVFMQEGRPIAFHRKPLGPKLWDSLHMRRSSWLWAELLPNGDTTSKDIISPSKLIMRVSNSFWSRRSLLDYNKSGS; from the exons ATGAGCTTCATTGGAGCTCCTAAAGAGGAAATCCAACACAATGTTCTGATGTTTCACCCCACCACCCTCATGAGAGCTTTTACTCTG CCATTAGGCCTCCCACCAACAAATtcgaaaccaccaccaccactacttccTAAACCGGCAACACCCACCCACTCTACCATTAAGAGGCTCACTCCTAAACAACTCAAACTCAGGAAAGCACAAGGGTTGTGCTACAACTGTGATGAAGTCTATAGACAAGGTCATATCTGTAAAAAGCAACAGTTGTTCTGGATAGTTGGTGATGAGAGCACTACTGAGTTACCTGTGGAAGAAGATTTAACTCAGGAAACTGAGAATGCTACTTCAGAAGAGAGTGATGTTGAAATTGTTGTTCATGCTTTAAATGGTTCTCATTGTGGTGAAACAATAAGAATCCCTGGGCTTCTTAACAATCACTCTATTTCTATCCTCATTGACACAGGCAGTACTCACAGTTTTATTGATTCATCTCTAGCTCACCAACTGCATTGCAAT GGTCAGTCATTCTCTGCAGATCTCAGACTGCTCCCTCTTGGTGGTTGTGATATGGTGTTGGGCGCTGATTGGCTCAGACAAATTGGTAATGGGCTTTTCAACTTCACTACTTTAATA GCACCTATTCCACCTTCCCCAGAAATTACTGCCTTATTACAAGATTTTCATGAAGTTTTTGAGGAACCATCCACCCTGCCTCCTCATAGAAGCCTAGACCATACTATACCCCTCAAACCCAACTCCACTCCATTCAATCAAAGACCTTATGAGTGCCCTTATGTTCAAAAATCT CTGGAGATTTTGTGTGTGGATTATAGAAGATTAAATGATATGACCATAAAAGACAAATTTCTCATTCCTATCATTGATAAACTTTTGGTTGAGCTACATGGTGCTGCAGTTTTCACTAAGATTGATCTCAGGTCTGGCTATCACAAAATCAGACTCTTTCCTTCGGATATTCACAAGACCGCATTTAGATCTCATCAAGATCACTATGAATTTCTAgtcatgccatttggcctcacCAATGCCCCTGCCACCTTCCAAGCCCTGATGAATGATATTTTCAAACCATTTTTGAGGAAATTTTTGTTGGTCCTCTTTGATGACATTCTTGTTTATATCCCTGACATGGAAACTCATAAGCAACACCTCCAGCAGGTCCTTTCTATCTTGCAACAACATCAGCTCCATGCTAAACTTTCTAAGTGTTATTTTGCTCAATCTGAATTAGAGTATTTGGGGCACATCATCACAGCTCAAGGAGTGGTAGCCGATCCAAACAAGATACAGAGCATGACTTCTTGGCCAATTCCTAAATCTATTAAGGAATTGAGAGGATTTCTAGGCCTCACAGGCTATTATAGAAAGTTTGTTAAAGGATATGGACATATCAGCAAACCACTAAGTGAGTTATTGAATAAAAATGCTTTCTTATGGTCTAAAGCTGCTACTACAGCCTTCAATCAACTCAAGGTGGACATGAAAACTACACTTGTCTTGGCACTCCCAGATTTTTCTAAAAATTTCATCTTGGAGACAGATGCAAGTGATACTGGTCTAGGTGCAGTATTTATGCAAGAGGGGAGACCAATTGCTTTTCATAGAAAACCATTGGGCCCTAAGCTATGGGACTCTCTACATATGAGAAGGAGCTCATGGCTGTGGGCTGAGCTGTTACCAAATGGAGACACTACCTCCAAGGACATCATTTCACCATCAAAACTGATCATGAGAGTATCAAATTCTTTTTGGAGCAGAAGATCACTACTGGACTACAACAAAAGTGGCTCATGA
- the LOC113331816 gene encoding tubby-like F-box protein 8: protein MSFRSIVRDVRDGFGSLSRRSFEVRLPGHNRGKSQGSVHEIHDQPALVVQNGRWANLPPELLRDVIRRLEASESTWPSRKHVVACAAVCRTWREMCQENVKGPEFCGKLTFPVSLKQPGPRDGTIQCFIKRDKSNLTYHLFLCLSPALLVENGKFLLSAKRNRRTTCTEYVISMHADNISRSSSTYIGKLRSNFLGTKFLIFDTQPPHSGATVPHPGKTSRRFYSKKVSPKVPTGSYDIAQVTYELNVLGTRGPRRMHCTMHSIPASALDAGGIVPGQTELLRRALEESFGSIPFSKSIVDQSVDFSSARFSDIVGAHGGDDEEGKERPLVLRNKAPRWHGQLQCWCLNFRGRVTVASVKNFQLIAATQPAAGAPTPSQPAPPEHDKIILQFGKVGKDMFTMDYRYPLSAFQAFAICLSSFDTKLACE from the exons ATGTCGTTTCGGAGTATAGTGCGTGATGTTAGGGATGGGTTTGGGAGCTTATCCAGACGTAGTTTTGAGGTGAGGTTGCCTGGACATAATAGGGGAAAATCTCAAGGTTCTGTCCATGAGATACACGATCAGCCTGCTTTGGTGGTTCAGAATGGACGTTGGGCTAATCTTCCACCGGAGTTACTTCGTGATGTTATTAGGAGGTTGGAGGCAAGTGAAAGCACATGGCCGTCTCGCAAACATGTAGTTGCATGTGCTGCTGTATGCAGAACATGGAGAGAAATGTGCCAAGAAAATGTTAAAGGTCCAGAGTTTTGCGGGAAGCTTACCTTTCCTGTGTCCCTAAAGCAG CCAGGGCCTCGTGATGGAACAATTCAGTGTTTTATTAAGCGGGACAAATCTAACTTAACTTATCACCTTTTTCTGTGCCTGAGTCCTG CATTGCTAGTTGAAAATGGAAAATTCCTTCTTTCCGCGAAAAGGAATCGACGAACTACTTGCACTGAGTATGTGATCTCAATGCATgctgataacatatcaagatcaagtAGCACTTACATTGGAAAACTGAG ATCCAACTTCCTTGGCACAAAATTCTTAATCTTTGACACGCAACCTCCACATAGTGGTGCCACTGTCCCCCATCCTGGAAAAACAAGTCGAAGATTCTACTCCAAGAAAGTGTCTCCTAAAGTTCCTACTGGTAGCTATGACATTGCTCAAGTCACTTACGAACTGAATGTACTTGGAACTCGTGGTCCCCGGAGAATGCATTGTACAATGCACTCCATTCCTGCATCAGCCCTAGATGCAGGTGGAATAGTCCCTGGCCAAACTGAACTCCTTCGACGGGCTCTCGAAGAGTCATTTGGTAGCATCCCTTTCTCCAAGTCAATTGTTGACCAGTCAGTTGACTTCAGCAGTGCTCGTTTCTCAGACATTGTAGGTGCACATGGTGGCGATGACGAGGAAGGCAAAGAGAGACCTTTGGTTCTTCGAAACAAAGCTCCTAGATGGCACGGACAGTTGCAATGCTGGTGTTTGAACTTCCGCGGACGAGTAACGGTTGCTTCAGTTAAGAATTTCCAATTAATTGCTGCCACGCAGCCTGCAGCTGGTGCACCAACGCCATCACAGCCAGCCCCACCAGAACACGATAAAATCATTCTCCAATTTGGTAAAGTCGGAAAGGATATGTTCACCATGGATTATCGTTATCCTCTCTCTGCATTTCAGGCTTTTGCTATCTGTTTAAGCAGCTTCGACACCAAGTTGGCTTGTGAATAA